A portion of the Krasilnikovia cinnamomea genome contains these proteins:
- a CDS encoding phosphomannomutase/phosphoglucomutase, giving the protein MSDLSQIVKAYDVRGIVPDQLNEPVARALGTAFVEMLRESGDDPETIVIGHDMRDSGPALAAAFAKGVNAAGTAVLHIGLASTDQLYYASGALNLPGAMFTASHNPAQYNGIKLCRPGARPVGQDSGLVYVRQYADDLLASLAQVADGVERIEQRDVLRDYAAHLRSLVDLSGIRPLKVVVDAGNGMGGHTVPAVLGDRVLPGLPLEIVPLYFELDGSFPNHEANPLDPANLVDLQAAVREQGADLGLAFDGDADRCFVVDERGEPVSPSAITALVATRELAKFPGSTVIHNLITSAAVPEIIAEHGGKPVRSRVGHSFIKAEMARTNAVFGGEHSAHYYFRDFWYADTGMLAAMHVLAAFGGQDHPLSEFAAAYERYSASGEINSTVPDAAAKMAQVRAAFPGAATDDLDGLTVHVGEGAWFNLRASNTEPLLRLNVEAPKPDRMAALRDEVLAIVRG; this is encoded by the coding sequence TTGTCTGATCTGTCGCAGATCGTCAAGGCGTACGATGTGCGCGGAATCGTCCCGGATCAGCTCAATGAACCCGTGGCCCGCGCGCTCGGCACCGCGTTCGTGGAGATGCTGCGCGAGTCCGGCGACGACCCGGAGACGATCGTCATCGGGCACGACATGCGCGATTCCGGCCCCGCGCTGGCCGCCGCGTTCGCCAAGGGCGTCAACGCCGCCGGGACGGCCGTGCTGCACATCGGCCTCGCCTCCACCGACCAGCTGTACTACGCCTCGGGCGCGCTGAACCTGCCCGGCGCGATGTTCACCGCCAGCCACAACCCCGCCCAGTACAACGGGATCAAGCTGTGCCGCCCGGGCGCCCGCCCGGTCGGCCAGGACAGTGGCCTGGTCTACGTCCGGCAGTACGCCGACGACCTGCTGGCCTCGCTGGCCCAGGTGGCCGACGGCGTGGAACGCATCGAGCAGCGCGACGTGCTCCGCGACTACGCCGCGCACCTGCGCTCGCTGGTCGACCTGTCCGGCATCCGGCCGCTGAAGGTCGTAGTGGACGCGGGCAACGGCATGGGCGGGCACACGGTGCCCGCCGTGCTGGGCGACCGGGTGCTGCCCGGCCTGCCGCTGGAGATCGTGCCGCTCTACTTCGAGCTGGACGGCTCGTTCCCGAACCACGAGGCCAACCCGCTCGACCCGGCCAACCTCGTCGACCTGCAGGCCGCGGTCCGCGAGCAGGGCGCCGACCTGGGGCTGGCGTTCGACGGCGACGCCGACCGCTGCTTCGTGGTCGACGAGCGCGGCGAACCGGTCTCGCCATCCGCGATCACCGCCCTGGTGGCGACCCGCGAGCTGGCGAAGTTCCCGGGCAGCACGGTCATCCACAACCTGATCACCTCGGCCGCGGTGCCGGAGATCATCGCCGAGCACGGCGGCAAGCCGGTGCGCAGCCGGGTCGGCCACTCGTTCATCAAGGCCGAGATGGCCCGGACGAACGCGGTCTTCGGCGGCGAGCACTCGGCGCACTACTACTTCCGCGACTTCTGGTACGCCGACACCGGCATGCTGGCCGCCATGCACGTGCTGGCCGCGTTCGGTGGCCAGGATCACCCGCTGTCGGAGTTCGCCGCCGCGTACGAGCGCTACAGCGCCTCCGGCGAGATCAACTCGACCGTGCCGGACGCCGCGGCGAAGATGGCCCAGGTCCGGGCCGCCTTCCCCGGCGCCGCGACCGACGACCTGGACGGTCTCACGGTGCACGTCGGCGAGGGCGCGTGGTTCAACCTGCGCGCCTCGAACACCGAGCCCCTGCTGCGGCTCAACGTCGAGGCGCCGAAACCTGATCGGATGGCGGCCCTCCGCGACGAAGTGCTCGCGATCGTGCGCGGATAG
- a CDS encoding Trm112 family protein, producing MALDPQLLEILACPDTHHAPLTHDADAQTLTCTECGRIFEIRDDIPVLLLDEARLPGGPAGEGEA from the coding sequence GTGGCTCTCGATCCGCAGTTGCTGGAGATTCTGGCCTGCCCGGACACGCACCACGCGCCGCTGACCCATGACGCGGACGCGCAGACGTTGACGTGTACCGAGTGTGGCCGGATCTTCGAGATCCGCGACGACATCCCCGTCCTGCTGCTCGACGAGGCGAGGCTGCCCGGCGGCCCGGCCGGGGAGGGCGAGGCGTGA
- a CDS encoding SIS domain-containing protein produces MAASRDGTAGVHGHRTADESLLDDEQAMLGNDPGGMLRATASAGAQVRESAALAAETDLTMLEDEGRPRAVVVAGIGTAGLTGSILATVAGPRCPVPIIGHRSAGVPGWVGAADVVIAVSASGRSPEALAAADAAARRGARLVAIGNPDSELQAMAERARAPFIQVPRRAPARASLWGLTVPVLFAGRALGLVKLAEADIAETAIRLDADAERCRPGAESFVNPAKALALGLAGSIPIVWGSSPLATVAARRFADTLAANARYPVMAGALGEAGRGRVGLLDGVFGGLAESSRDIFADDEDDDAPGQTRLRLVLMRDGGLNPEDEADEPVAVEERRADAVQTLAERRGVRCDVITAEGGSTLERLASIVAVPDFASLYLALAHGLDPMAVPAISEMKELSNPLPEALS; encoded by the coding sequence ATGGCCGCGTCCAGGGACGGCACCGCGGGAGTGCACGGCCACCGCACGGCCGACGAGTCGCTGCTCGACGACGAGCAGGCGATGCTCGGCAACGACCCGGGCGGCATGCTGCGCGCCACCGCCTCCGCGGGCGCCCAGGTCCGCGAGTCGGCCGCGCTGGCGGCCGAGACCGACCTCACCATGCTCGAGGACGAGGGCCGCCCCCGCGCGGTCGTGGTCGCCGGCATCGGTACGGCCGGACTGACCGGCAGCATCCTGGCCACGGTCGCGGGGCCACGGTGTCCCGTACCGATCATCGGGCACCGCAGCGCGGGCGTACCCGGCTGGGTCGGCGCGGCCGACGTGGTGATCGCGGTCTCGGCCAGCGGTCGCAGCCCCGAGGCGCTGGCGGCGGCGGACGCCGCCGCCCGGCGCGGCGCCCGGCTCGTCGCGATCGGTAACCCGGACTCCGAGCTGCAGGCCATGGCCGAACGCGCCCGCGCACCGTTCATCCAGGTGCCGCGCCGCGCCCCGGCCCGGGCCAGCCTGTGGGGCCTGACCGTCCCGGTGCTGTTCGCCGGGCGCGCGCTCGGGCTGGTCAAGCTCGCCGAGGCGGACATCGCCGAGACCGCGATCCGCCTCGACGCCGATGCGGAACGCTGCCGCCCCGGCGCCGAGTCGTTCGTCAACCCGGCGAAGGCGCTGGCTCTGGGCCTGGCCGGGTCCATCCCGATCGTCTGGGGCTCGTCGCCGCTGGCCACGGTCGCGGCCCGCCGGTTCGCCGACACCCTGGCGGCCAACGCCCGCTATCCGGTGATGGCCGGGGCGCTCGGCGAGGCCGGGCGCGGGCGGGTCGGCCTGCTCGACGGCGTCTTCGGCGGCCTGGCCGAGTCGTCGCGCGACATCTTCGCCGACGACGAGGACGACGACGCGCCCGGCCAGACCCGGCTGCGGCTGGTGTTGATGCGCGACGGTGGCCTCAACCCGGAGGACGAGGCGGACGAGCCGGTCGCGGTCGAGGAACGTCGTGCCGACGCGGTGCAGACCCTCGCCGAGCGGCGCGGTGTGCGCTGTGATGTGATCACCGCTGAGGGTGGCTCGACGCTGGAGCGGCTGGCGTCGATCGTGGCCGTGCCGGACTTCGCCTCGCTGTACCTGGCGCTCGCACACGGGCTCGACCCGATGGCGGTGCCCGCGATCAGTGAGATGAAGGAACTCAGCAACCCGCTGCCGGAGGCGCTGTCGTGA
- a CDS encoding cation diffusion facilitator family transporter, translating into MSASGGTKAIVAALGANLGIAVTKFIAWGLSGSSSMLAEAIHSVADSGNQALLLVGGKRATRKATPEHPFGYGRERYIYAFIVSIVLFSVGGLFALYEAYHKLQHPVGITSWQWVPVVVLVIAIGLETFSFKTAIEESNRVRGNTSWVDFVRRAKAPELPVVLLEDAGALLGLIFALFGVVLTLITGDGVWDGIGTAMIGVLLVAIAVILAIETKSLLLGEGANPEDVTKIEQAILAGSGIDRIIHMKTLHLGPDELLVAAKIAVPGTDQAEELARRIDETEARIRAAVPLARVIYLEPDIYQPGKGAAGDTAAAGPGPVPPALA; encoded by the coding sequence GTGAGTGCAAGCGGCGGTACCAAGGCGATTGTCGCGGCGCTGGGGGCGAACCTCGGCATCGCGGTGACCAAGTTCATCGCCTGGGGGCTCAGCGGTTCGTCGTCGATGCTGGCCGAGGCGATCCACTCGGTCGCCGACTCGGGAAACCAGGCGCTGCTGCTGGTCGGCGGCAAGCGGGCGACCCGCAAGGCCACCCCGGAACACCCCTTCGGGTACGGGCGCGAGCGCTACATCTACGCGTTCATCGTCTCGATCGTGCTGTTCTCCGTCGGCGGCCTGTTCGCGCTGTACGAGGCGTACCACAAGCTCCAGCACCCGGTGGGCATCACCAGTTGGCAGTGGGTGCCGGTGGTGGTGCTGGTCATCGCGATCGGTCTGGAGACCTTCTCGTTCAAGACGGCCATCGAGGAGTCCAACCGCGTCCGGGGCAACACGTCGTGGGTCGACTTCGTGCGCCGTGCCAAGGCCCCGGAGCTGCCGGTCGTGCTGCTCGAGGACGCGGGTGCGCTGCTCGGCCTGATCTTTGCCCTGTTCGGCGTGGTGCTCACGCTGATCACTGGGGACGGGGTGTGGGACGGCATCGGCACCGCGATGATCGGCGTGCTGCTCGTCGCGATCGCGGTCATCCTGGCCATCGAGACCAAGAGCCTGCTGCTGGGCGAGGGGGCCAACCCGGAGGACGTGACCAAGATCGAGCAGGCGATCCTGGCCGGCTCCGGCATCGACCGGATCATCCACATGAAGACGCTGCACCTGGGCCCGGACGAGCTGCTGGTCGCCGCGAAGATCGCGGTGCCGGGCACGGACCAGGCAGAGGAGCTCGCCCGGCGCATCGACGAGACCGAGGCGCGGATCCGCGCCGCGGTGCCGCTCGCCCGCGTCATCTACCTCGAACCGGACATCTACCAGCCCGGCAAGGGGGCCGCCGGTGACACCGCGGCGGCGGGACCGGGCCCGGTGCCGCCCGCGCTGGCATGA
- the manA gene encoding mannose-6-phosphate isomerase, class I: protein MRVFPLTGAIRPYAWGSHTAIAGLQGRPAPTDAPEAELWLGAHPGDPSTVTGPDGPANLASLIAADPAGQLGAQVADEFDGRLPYLMKVLAAAAPLSLQAHPDAAYAREAYARQQADPDAPRIYTDPHHKPEALVALTTFDALCGFRAPDVSAAVLEGLALPQLAPVVAALRAGTAGLRDAVQTLLTWPTDERPALIESVVSATLAAADDHPYAREFALAAGLAEHYPGDPGVLVSLLLNHVRLAPGEAIWMPAGNLHAYLAGTGVEIMAASDNVLRGGLTPKRVDVDELLRVLRFEVLADPLLPAYEVAPGLMTWRVPVREFQLYRVTLDGAPVPVPVGGPRIVLGVRGAVTVAQPVGAVAPVVLTPGTAAYAPAAVGPVTLSGVGEAFVATAAE, encoded by the coding sequence ATGCGCGTCTTTCCGCTGACCGGCGCCATCCGCCCGTACGCCTGGGGGTCCCACACGGCCATCGCGGGGCTGCAGGGCCGGCCGGCGCCGACCGACGCTCCCGAGGCCGAGCTGTGGCTGGGTGCGCACCCCGGTGACCCGTCGACCGTCACGGGTCCCGACGGGCCGGCGAACCTGGCCAGCCTGATCGCCGCGGATCCCGCCGGTCAGCTCGGCGCGCAGGTGGCGGACGAGTTCGACGGGCGGCTGCCGTACCTGATGAAGGTGCTGGCCGCCGCCGCGCCGCTGTCGCTGCAGGCCCACCCGGACGCGGCGTACGCGCGGGAGGCGTACGCGCGGCAGCAGGCCGACCCGGACGCGCCGCGGATCTACACGGACCCGCACCACAAGCCGGAAGCGCTGGTGGCGCTGACCACGTTCGACGCGCTGTGCGGGTTCCGCGCGCCGGACGTGTCGGCGGCGGTGCTGGAGGGACTGGCGCTGCCGCAGCTCGCGCCGGTGGTGGCCGCGCTGCGGGCCGGGACTGCGGGTCTGCGCGACGCGGTGCAGACGCTGTTGACCTGGCCCACCGACGAGCGTCCGGCGCTGATCGAGTCGGTGGTCAGCGCCACCCTGGCGGCCGCCGACGATCATCCGTACGCCCGCGAGTTCGCCCTGGCCGCCGGGCTGGCCGAGCACTACCCGGGTGACCCCGGGGTGCTGGTCTCGCTGCTGCTCAACCACGTACGGCTGGCGCCGGGCGAGGCGATCTGGATGCCGGCCGGGAACCTGCACGCCTACCTCGCGGGCACCGGCGTGGAGATCATGGCGGCCAGCGACAACGTGCTGCGCGGCGGCCTGACCCCCAAACGGGTGGACGTGGACGAGCTGCTGCGCGTCCTGCGTTTCGAGGTGCTGGCCGACCCGCTGCTACCCGCGTACGAGGTGGCGCCGGGCCTGATGACCTGGCGGGTCCCGGTACGCGAGTTCCAGCTCTACCGGGTGACCCTCGACGGCGCTCCGGTCCCCGTGCCGGTCGGCGGCCCGCGCATCGTGCTCGGGGTGCGCGGCGCGGTGACCGTCGCGCAGCCGGTCGGGGCGGTCGCTCCGGTGGTGCTGACGCCGGGCACGGCGGCGTACGCCCCGGCCGCGGTGGGCCCGGTCACGCTCTCCGGCGTGGGCGAGGCGTTCGTGGCCACCGCCGCCGAGTAG
- a CDS encoding helix-turn-helix domain-containing protein — protein MPRPTTTARRELGGELRRLRGERRGATVAAALGWSESKLSRIETARTGIRDADLDRLLAAYGVTGDDRVRLQDLARRGRARVWWNAYRSAVPDPYDEYVALEAEAAVLREWEAQVIPGLLQTDEYARAVIEVGADRTDPETVQRRVALRMARQAVLTREAPPRLCVVLDEAVLHRRVGGSAVMRRQLHRLHDACGRPGIEVRVLPFAAGAHAALAGSFMVFEFGVPGRSDVAHVEDATGGVFRDRPAEVQMYRRFFTDVWQRALDPVASRDLVARTGEGLD, from the coding sequence GTGCCGAGGCCGACGACCACCGCTCGCCGTGAGCTCGGCGGCGAGTTGCGCCGGCTCCGGGGCGAGCGCCGGGGCGCCACCGTGGCGGCCGCGCTCGGCTGGTCCGAGTCCAAGCTGAGCCGCATCGAGACCGCCCGTACCGGCATCCGCGACGCCGACCTCGATCGCCTCCTGGCCGCGTACGGGGTTACCGGCGATGACCGGGTCCGCCTGCAGGACCTGGCCCGGCGCGGCCGCGCCCGGGTCTGGTGGAACGCGTACCGCTCCGCGGTGCCCGACCCGTACGACGAGTACGTGGCGCTGGAGGCGGAGGCGGCCGTGCTGCGCGAGTGGGAGGCCCAGGTGATACCGGGCCTGCTGCAGACCGACGAGTACGCCCGCGCGGTGATCGAGGTCGGCGCGGACCGGACCGATCCGGAGACCGTGCAGCGGCGGGTGGCACTGCGGATGGCGCGCCAGGCCGTGCTGACCCGCGAGGCTCCGCCCCGGCTGTGTGTGGTGCTCGATGAGGCGGTGCTGCACCGGCGGGTCGGTGGCTCGGCCGTCATGCGGCGCCAGCTGCACCGGCTGCACGACGCGTGTGGACGGCCCGGGATCGAGGTGCGCGTGCTGCCCTTCGCCGCGGGGGCGCACGCGGCGCTGGCCGGGTCCTTCATGGTCTTCGAGTTCGGCGTCCCCGGCCGGTCCGACGTGGCGCACGTCGAGGACGCCACGGGCGGCGTGTTCCGGGACCGCCCCGCCGAGGTGCAGATGTACCGCAGGTTCTTCACCGATGTGTGGCAGCGGGCGCTCGACCCGGTCGCCAGCCGTGACCTGGTCGCCCGTACGGGGGAGGGCCTGGACTGA
- a CDS encoding DUF397 domain-containing protein has protein sequence MALQQNLGAAPAWRKSARSAANGHCVEIARAMEVVLVRDSQDPEGPVLAFDATGWATFLAGVRAGEFDRRPAD, from the coding sequence ATGGCGTTGCAGCAGAACCTCGGGGCGGCCCCCGCCTGGCGCAAGAGTGCGCGCAGTGCGGCCAATGGCCACTGTGTCGAGATCGCCCGGGCGATGGAAGTCGTCCTGGTCCGCGATTCCCAGGACCCCGAGGGGCCGGTGCTGGCCTTCGACGCCACCGGCTGGGCCACCTTCCTGGCCGGGGTGCGCGCGGGCGAATTCGACCGCCGACCGGCCGACTGA
- the efeU gene encoding iron uptake transporter permease EfeU — translation MLATYLIGLREGLEATLVVSILVAFLVKSQRKDRLPQVWLGVGAAVALSVLFGWLLSYTQTTLLRDYDDRELFEAVTSIAAVVFVTWMIFWMRRAARGIAGDLRSRLHDALAVGSFAVLIMAFLAVVREGLETSMIFYAAVQGADVNGGPLYALLGGIATAIGIGYLLFATAVRINLTVFFTWTGALLILVAAGIFKYGVHDLQESGVLPGIGTIAYHAAGVLDPSTWYAALLSGMFNITAEPTVLEVAAWVAYAVPVLVLFLWRPRRAAAPAAAPATEAGATAAPEAATTGPALAAHSEPQPQSAPAPAPQQ, via the coding sequence ATGCTCGCCACCTACCTCATCGGCCTGCGCGAGGGGTTGGAGGCCACTCTGGTGGTCAGCATCCTCGTCGCCTTCCTGGTGAAGTCACAGCGCAAGGACCGGCTGCCGCAGGTCTGGCTCGGCGTCGGCGCGGCGGTCGCGCTGTCCGTCCTCTTTGGCTGGCTGCTCAGCTACACCCAGACCACATTGCTGCGCGACTACGACGACCGGGAGCTGTTCGAGGCGGTCACCTCGATCGCCGCGGTCGTCTTCGTCACCTGGATGATCTTCTGGATGCGCCGGGCCGCCCGGGGCATCGCCGGGGACCTGCGGAGCAGGCTGCACGACGCGCTCGCGGTCGGCTCGTTCGCCGTACTGATCATGGCTTTCCTCGCGGTCGTCCGCGAGGGCCTCGAAACCTCCATGATCTTCTACGCGGCCGTGCAGGGTGCCGACGTCAACGGCGGCCCGCTGTACGCCCTGCTCGGCGGCATCGCGACCGCCATCGGTATCGGCTACCTGCTGTTCGCCACCGCCGTCCGGATCAACCTCACGGTGTTCTTCACCTGGACCGGCGCCCTGCTCATCCTCGTGGCCGCCGGCATCTTCAAGTACGGCGTGCACGACCTGCAGGAGTCCGGCGTGCTGCCCGGCATCGGCACCATCGCCTACCACGCGGCGGGCGTCCTCGACCCGTCGACCTGGTACGCCGCCCTGCTTTCCGGGATGTTCAACATCACCGCCGAACCGACCGTGCTGGAAGTCGCCGCCTGGGTCGCGTACGCCGTGCCCGTACTCGTGCTCTTCCTCTGGCGGCCCCGTCGCGCCGCGGCCCCCGCCGCCGCCCCGGCGACCGAGGCGGGCGCGACAGCGGCCCCCGAGGCCGCGACGACCGGCCCCGCGCTGGCCGCGCACTCCGAGCCGCAACCGCAGTCCGCCCCGGCGCCCGCGCCGCAACAGTAG
- the efeO gene encoding iron uptake system protein EfeO, which produces MRSTRFLALAAVGTLTGGALAACTSDKTDGAAAAGGPIAVTATDSACELARTTLDAGTAVFKVTNSGAKVTEFYVYADGDRVMGEVENITPGLSRELRVELPAGAYQASCKPGMVGQGIRTALTVSGSAAPLAEDAALAQASADYSRYVRSQSTALVDKTAEFVAAVKAGDVAKAKALYPVARTYFERIEPVAEIFGDLDPKIDGREDGATKELPFTGFHRLEKDLWVGGDVSKDGAIADQLDADVRAIAAKAQAEKLSPLQLANGAKELLDEVANGKITGEEDRYSHTDLWDFAANVEGSKAAVAALRPALVKRDPALVKSIDEGFAKVDAELAKYRVGDGWKLHNQLSEAQLKGLSDAINALAEPISKVAGVISGK; this is translated from the coding sequence ATGCGCAGCACCCGTTTCCTCGCCCTCGCCGCCGTCGGCACCCTCACCGGCGGCGCCCTGGCCGCGTGCACCAGCGACAAGACCGACGGCGCCGCGGCGGCCGGCGGCCCGATCGCGGTCACGGCCACCGACTCCGCCTGCGAGCTGGCCCGCACCACGCTCGACGCGGGCACGGCGGTCTTCAAGGTCACGAACTCCGGTGCCAAGGTCACCGAGTTCTACGTCTACGCCGACGGTGACCGGGTGATGGGCGAGGTGGAGAACATCACCCCGGGCCTGTCCCGGGAACTGCGCGTCGAGCTGCCCGCCGGCGCATACCAGGCGTCGTGCAAGCCGGGCATGGTCGGCCAGGGCATCCGCACCGCGCTGACGGTCTCCGGTTCGGCCGCGCCGCTGGCCGAGGACGCCGCGCTGGCCCAGGCCAGCGCCGACTACTCCCGGTACGTGCGGTCGCAGTCCACCGCGCTGGTCGACAAGACGGCCGAGTTCGTCGCCGCCGTCAAGGCGGGCGACGTGGCCAAGGCCAAGGCGCTGTACCCGGTGGCCCGCACGTACTTCGAGCGGATCGAACCGGTGGCCGAGATCTTCGGCGACCTCGACCCGAAGATCGACGGCCGGGAGGACGGCGCCACCAAGGAACTGCCGTTCACGGGCTTCCACCGGCTGGAGAAGGACCTGTGGGTCGGCGGCGACGTGAGCAAGGACGGCGCCATCGCCGACCAGCTCGACGCCGACGTCCGCGCGATCGCGGCGAAGGCCCAGGCCGAGAAGCTGTCCCCGCTGCAACTCGCCAACGGCGCCAAGGAACTGCTCGACGAGGTCGCCAACGGCAAGATCACGGGCGAGGAGGACCGGTACTCGCACACCGACCTGTGGGACTTCGCGGCCAACGTGGAGGGCTCCAAGGCGGCCGTCGCGGCGCTGCGCCCGGCGCTGGTCAAGCGCGACCCGGCGCTCGTGAAGTCCATCGACGAGGGCTTCGCCAAGGTGGACGCCGAGCTGGCCAAGTACCGCGTCGGCGACGGCTGGAAGCTGCACAACCAGCTGTCCGAGGCGCAGCTCAAGGGCCTGTCCGACGCGATCAACGCCCTGGCCGAGCCGATCAGCAAGGTCGCCGGCGTCATCTCCGGGAAGTAG
- the efeB gene encoding iron uptake transporter deferrochelatase/peroxidase subunit → MTESTVSRRRAIALAGAGVAGIAGAAAVGGAVVRTAEQSHPAQAGAAAADAIAFTGAHQAGIVTPAQDRLHFVAFDVVTKDRARLVRMLKDWTAAAARLTAGRDAGEIGAVGGILEAPPDDTGEAIGLPASGLTLTVGFGPTLFRDAAGKDRFGIAAQRPAALVDLPHFPGDLIEAPISGGDICVQACANDPQVAVHAIRNLARIGMGVVTVRWSQLGFGRTSSTTRDQATPRNMFGFKDGTANLKAEETDLLRDHLWVQPGDGPAWMTGGAYVVTRKVRMLIETWDRTSLGEQEDIIGRTKGSGAPLGRADEFDEPDLEAKRPDGEPVIAIDSHVRLAHPTQNSNARMLRRGYNFVDGSDGLGRLNAGLFFIGYQRDPRTAFVPVQLNLARHDAMNEYVRHVSSGIFACPPGVTGASDYWGSTLFA, encoded by the coding sequence ATGACTGAGAGCACGGTCAGCCGCCGCCGCGCCATCGCGCTGGCGGGCGCCGGGGTGGCCGGCATCGCCGGGGCGGCCGCGGTCGGCGGCGCCGTCGTGCGTACCGCGGAGCAGTCCCACCCCGCGCAGGCCGGTGCCGCCGCCGCGGACGCCATCGCCTTCACCGGGGCGCACCAGGCCGGCATCGTCACCCCGGCCCAGGACCGGCTGCACTTCGTGGCGTTCGACGTCGTCACGAAGGACCGGGCCCGCCTGGTGCGGATGCTCAAGGACTGGACCGCGGCCGCGGCCCGGCTGACCGCCGGGCGCGACGCCGGGGAGATCGGCGCGGTCGGCGGCATCCTGGAGGCGCCGCCGGACGACACCGGCGAGGCGATCGGACTGCCGGCGTCCGGGCTGACCCTGACGGTCGGCTTCGGGCCCACCCTGTTCCGCGACGCCGCGGGCAAGGACCGCTTCGGTATCGCGGCGCAGCGGCCCGCCGCGCTGGTGGACCTGCCGCACTTCCCGGGCGACCTGATCGAGGCGCCCATCTCCGGCGGCGACATCTGCGTCCAGGCGTGCGCCAACGACCCGCAGGTGGCCGTGCACGCCATCCGCAACCTGGCCCGGATCGGCATGGGCGTGGTCACGGTCCGGTGGTCGCAGCTGGGCTTCGGCCGTACCTCGTCAACCACCAGGGACCAGGCCACCCCGCGCAACATGTTCGGCTTCAAGGACGGTACGGCCAACCTGAAGGCCGAGGAGACCGACCTGCTGCGCGATCACCTGTGGGTGCAGCCCGGCGACGGGCCCGCCTGGATGACCGGCGGCGCGTACGTGGTCACCCGCAAGGTCCGGATGCTCATCGAGACCTGGGACCGGACCTCCCTGGGCGAGCAGGAGGACATCATCGGCCGGACCAAGGGCAGCGGTGCGCCGCTGGGCCGGGCCGACGAGTTCGACGAGCCCGACCTCGAGGCGAAGCGGCCCGACGGCGAGCCGGTCATCGCGATCGACTCGCACGTACGGCTGGCCCACCCGACCCAGAACTCGAACGCCCGCATGCTGCGCCGCGGCTACAACTTCGTCGACGGCTCCGACGGGCTCGGCCGGCTCAACGCGGGCCTGTTCTTCATCGGCTACCAGCGCGACCCGCGCACCGCGTTCGTCCCGGTCCAGCTGAATCTCGCGCGACACGACGCCATGAACGAGTACGTCCGGCACGTCTCGAGCGGTATCTTCGCCTGTCCACCCGGCGTCACCGGCGCCAGCGACTACTGGGGGAGCACCCTCTTCGCGTGA
- the mtrA gene encoding MtrAB system response regulator MtrA has product MRARVLVVDDDPALAEMLGIVLRSEGFLPSFVADGERALSAFRENRPDIVLLDLMLPGMSGIDVARAIRGESGIPIVMLTAKSDTVDVVLGLESGADDYVVKPFKPKELVARMRARLRRGEDAAPELLTIGPPGNQITIDVPAHTVARDGDEVKLTPLEFDLLVALARKPRQVFTREVLLEQVWGYRHAADTRLVNVHVQRLRAKIEPDPERPEIILTVRGVGYKAGTG; this is encoded by the coding sequence ATGAGAGCCCGGGTACTGGTGGTCGACGACGACCCCGCGCTGGCCGAGATGCTCGGCATCGTGCTGCGCAGCGAAGGATTCCTGCCCTCGTTCGTGGCCGACGGCGAGCGCGCGCTGTCCGCCTTCAGGGAGAACCGGCCGGACATCGTCCTGCTCGACCTCATGCTGCCCGGGATGAGCGGCATCGACGTGGCGCGGGCCATCCGTGGGGAGTCGGGCATCCCGATCGTCATGCTGACCGCTAAGAGCGACACGGTCGACGTCGTGCTGGGCCTGGAGTCCGGCGCGGACGACTACGTGGTCAAGCCGTTCAAGCCCAAGGAGCTGGTGGCCCGGATGCGGGCCCGGCTGCGCCGGGGCGAGGACGCCGCACCGGAGCTGCTCACCATCGGGCCGCCCGGCAACCAGATCACGATCGACGTGCCCGCGCACACGGTCGCCCGCGACGGCGACGAGGTGAAGCTGACCCCGCTCGAGTTCGACCTGCTGGTCGCGCTCGCCCGCAAACCGCGCCAGGTGTTCACCCGTGAGGTGCTGCTGGAGCAGGTGTGGGGCTACCGGCACGCCGCCGACACCCGGCTGGTCAACGTGCATGTGCAGCGGCTGCGCGCCAAGATCGAGCCCGACCCGGAGCGCCCGGAGATCATCCTGACCGTGCGCGGGGTCGGCTACAAGGCGGGCACGGGCTAG